In one Neobacillus sp. CF12 genomic region, the following are encoded:
- a CDS encoding oxidoreductase: MLTIGFIGNGKSTNRYHLPFVMQRENIKVKTIFQRNPENESWKRIEGVNYTSNLNDLLNDKDIQLIVVCTRHESHYEYSKLVLEHHKNCLVEKPFMETSEQAKEIFTLARENGLIVQAYQNRRFDSDFLTVQKVIEDGKLGDLLEVEMHYDYYRPEVPESVHSFNPILSYLYGHGCHTLDQVISYFGKPEQIHYDVRQLLGQGRMNDYFDLDLYYGKLKVSVKSSYYRLKERPSFVVYGKKGCFVKETKDRQEEHLKQFYMPDNKDFGVDTIQHYGVITYIDEDGTIHEEKVKSVNGDYGRVYDDLYESIMNGRAKTITDEQTLLQMEILETGMKDLK, encoded by the coding sequence ATGCTTACAATTGGTTTTATTGGAAATGGGAAAAGTACCAACAGATATCATCTTCCTTTCGTTATGCAAAGAGAAAATATAAAGGTAAAAACAATTTTTCAAAGAAATCCAGAAAATGAAAGCTGGAAGAGAATTGAGGGAGTAAATTATACTTCCAATCTGAACGATTTATTAAATGATAAGGACATTCAACTCATTGTGGTTTGTACAAGACATGAAAGTCATTATGAATATTCAAAACTAGTATTGGAGCATCATAAAAACTGTTTAGTTGAAAAACCTTTTATGGAAACCTCGGAACAAGCAAAAGAAATATTTACATTGGCTAGAGAAAATGGTTTGATTGTTCAGGCGTATCAAAATAGACGTTTTGACAGTGATTTTTTAACGGTTCAAAAGGTTATTGAGGATGGAAAACTAGGAGACTTACTGGAAGTGGAAATGCATTATGACTATTACCGTCCGGAAGTACCAGAATCTGTTCATAGTTTTAATCCTATATTGTCATATTTGTATGGACATGGCTGTCATACATTAGATCAGGTGATCAGCTATTTTGGCAAGCCGGAACAAATACACTATGATGTAAGACAATTATTGGGTCAAGGAAGAATGAATGATTATTTTGATTTGGATTTGTATTATGGGAAGTTAAAAGTATCCGTGAAATCTAGTTATTATAGACTTAAAGAAAGACCTAGTTTCGTTGTTTATGGAAAAAAGGGATGCTTTGTGAAAGAAACAAAGGATCGACAGGAAGAACATTTAAAGCAATTTTACATGCCTGACAACAAAGATTTTGGTGTAGACACGATACAACACTATGGTGTAATAACCTATATCGATGAAGATGGAACAATCCACGAAGAAAAAGTTAAGTCCGTGAATGGTGATTACGGAAGAGTGTATGATGATTTATATGAAAGCATCATGAATGGGAGAGCTAAAACCATTACCGACGAGCAGACACTACTGCAAATGGAAATATTAGAAACCGGGATGAAGGATCTTAAATAA